The following proteins are co-located in the Bacillota bacterium genome:
- a CDS encoding response regulator transcription factor: protein MNAASILVVDDEKEIADLIAIHLQSEGYQVFMAGSGEQALQVLREHDVQLIILDIMMPGMDGLEMCRRVREVRNTPILMLSARAEDVDKILGLKTGADDYMAKPFNPLELVARVRAQLRRYLSLNPDRAWRDSEDILRAGGLEINRAKRTITVGERRANLTPTEYEILLLLAGHPGRVFSSEEIYERVWQERYLHSNNTVMVHIRKIREKIEDDPRHPTLVTTVWGVGYRLEA from the coding sequence ATGAACGCCGCGAGCATCCTGGTCGTCGATGATGAGAAAGAGATCGCCGACCTCATTGCCATTCACCTGCAAAGCGAAGGGTATCAAGTCTTTATGGCCGGTTCGGGTGAACAGGCCCTGCAGGTTCTCAGGGAGCACGACGTCCAGCTGATCATCCTCGACATCATGATGCCCGGCATGGACGGGCTGGAGATGTGCCGGAGGGTCCGCGAGGTCAGGAATACGCCGATTCTGATGCTCAGCGCCAGAGCCGAGGACGTGGACAAGATCCTGGGACTCAAGACCGGGGCCGACGACTACATGGCCAAACCGTTCAATCCCCTTGAACTCGTGGCCAGGGTCAGGGCCCAACTTCGGAGGTATCTCAGCCTCAACCCCGATCGAGCCTGGCGTGACTCCGAGGACATCCTGCGGGCCGGCGGCCTCGAGATCAACCGGGCCAAGCGAACGATCACCGTCGGGGAGCGTCGGGCCAACCTGACCCCCACCGAGTACGAAATCCTCCTCCTCCTGGCCGGCCACCCCGGACGGGTGTTCAGCTCGGAGGAGATCTACGAGCGGGTCTGGCAGGAGCGCTACCTTCACTCGAACAACACGGTCATGGTTCACATCAGGAAGATCAGGGAGAAGATCGAGGATGACCCGCGGCATCCCACGCTTGTGACCACCGTTTGGGGGGTGGGCTACCGACTTGAGGCGTAG